The proteins below come from a single Salinilacihabitans rarus genomic window:
- a CDS encoding heavy metal translocating P-type ATPase — protein MNVTRYLRRHRKPAVVVASGALFAVGWGFGYFYDLETASAALMVLAAVVGGYDVAKKAYHTLRSGTVGINTLVTLAALGAIYIGEFWEAGAVVFLFALGNYLEARTMGKTRNALQELLEMTPDTAIVRRDGEDVEVPAREVEAGETVIVKPGAKVPVDGEVVDGESAIDQSPVTGESAPVHKAAGDEVYAGTVNQEGALEVVATGTGSDTTLERIIRRVEEAQEAKAPTETIIERFAKYYTPAIVVLAAGAYAITGNAVMALTLLVIGCPGALVIGPPVSIVSAIGNAARSGVLMKGGEHLETAGKIDLVAFDKTGTLTKGETAVADVEGFGRDDDEVLRYAAIAERKSEHHLADAILEAARGDGSVDGGPAATDGGAVLEADSPTLPDPDDFSVVAGKGVVANYDGRRIVVGNRALLDEEGLDVPTRVAEYVREREEAGETAVHVVLDGEIVGVVSLRDELRPAAADVVRELRDAGVRTVMLTGDNERTARAVADAVGIDDYRAALLPEEKQDAIRSFQDEGHVVAMVGDGINDAPSLATADVGVAMGAAGTDTAIETADMALMADDLERIPYAVKLSKATRWNVTENVAIAVGTVVLLLAGVFAGRVHMASGMLVHIGSVLLVILNGMRLLRY, from the coding sequence GTGAACGTCACACGGTACCTGCGGAGACATCGGAAGCCGGCGGTCGTCGTCGCCAGCGGCGCGCTCTTCGCTGTCGGCTGGGGGTTCGGCTACTTCTACGACCTCGAAACGGCGAGCGCGGCGCTGATGGTCCTCGCGGCCGTCGTCGGCGGCTACGACGTCGCGAAGAAGGCCTACCACACGCTCCGGAGCGGCACGGTCGGCATCAACACCCTCGTGACGCTGGCCGCGCTCGGCGCGATCTACATCGGGGAGTTCTGGGAGGCCGGCGCCGTGGTCTTCCTGTTCGCGCTCGGGAACTACCTCGAGGCGCGGACGATGGGCAAGACCCGCAACGCGCTCCAGGAACTCCTCGAGATGACTCCCGACACGGCGATCGTTCGCCGCGACGGCGAGGACGTCGAGGTTCCGGCCCGCGAGGTCGAGGCGGGCGAGACCGTCATCGTCAAGCCGGGCGCGAAGGTCCCCGTCGACGGCGAGGTCGTCGACGGCGAGAGCGCGATCGACCAGTCGCCCGTCACGGGCGAGAGCGCGCCCGTCCACAAGGCCGCCGGCGACGAGGTCTACGCCGGCACCGTCAACCAAGAGGGTGCCCTCGAGGTCGTCGCGACCGGCACCGGCTCCGACACCACGCTGGAGCGGATCATCCGCCGGGTCGAAGAAGCGCAGGAGGCGAAGGCGCCGACGGAGACGATCATCGAGCGCTTCGCGAAGTACTACACGCCCGCGATCGTCGTGCTCGCGGCCGGCGCGTACGCCATCACCGGGAACGCGGTCATGGCGCTGACGCTGCTGGTCATCGGCTGTCCCGGCGCGCTGGTGATCGGGCCGCCGGTGAGCATCGTCAGCGCCATCGGCAATGCGGCGCGCTCGGGCGTCCTGATGAAAGGCGGCGAGCACCTCGAGACCGCCGGCAAGATCGACCTCGTCGCGTTCGACAAGACCGGGACGCTGACGAAAGGCGAGACGGCCGTCGCGGACGTCGAGGGGTTCGGCCGCGACGACGACGAGGTACTCCGGTACGCCGCCATCGCCGAGAGGAAGAGCGAACACCACCTCGCGGACGCCATCCTCGAAGCCGCCCGCGGGGACGGGAGCGTCGACGGCGGTCCCGCCGCGACCGACGGCGGCGCCGTCCTCGAAGCCGACAGTCCGACGCTTCCCGACCCGGACGACTTCTCGGTCGTCGCCGGCAAGGGCGTCGTCGCGAACTACGACGGCCGCCGGATCGTCGTCGGCAACCGCGCGCTCCTCGACGAGGAGGGCCTGGACGTCCCGACGCGGGTCGCCGAGTACGTCCGCGAGCGCGAGGAGGCCGGCGAGACGGCCGTCCACGTCGTCCTCGACGGTGAAATCGTCGGCGTCGTCTCGCTCCGGGACGAACTGCGTCCCGCGGCGGCCGACGTCGTACGGGAACTGAGAGACGCGGGCGTCCGGACGGTGATGCTCACCGGCGACAACGAACGGACCGCCCGCGCCGTCGCCGACGCGGTCGGCATCGACGACTACCGGGCGGCACTGCTCCCCGAGGAGAAACAGGACGCCATCCGGTCGTTCCAGGACGAGGGCCACGTCGTGGCGATGGTCGGCGACGGCATCAACGACGCGCCCTCGCTTGCGACCGCCGACGTCGGCGTCGCGATGGGCGCCGCCGGGACCGACACCGCCATCGAGACGGCGGACATGGCGCTGATGGCCGACGACCTGGAACGGATCCCCTACGCCGTCAAACTCAGCAAGGCGACCCGCTGGAACGTTACGGAGAACGTCGCCATCGCGGTCGGAACGGTGGTCTTGCTGCTGGCCGGCGTCTTCGCCGGCCGCGTCCACATGGCAAGCGGGATGCTCGTCCACATCGGGAGCGTGCTGCTGGTCATCCTGAACGGAATGCGACTGCTGCGGTACTGA
- a CDS encoding heavy-metal-associated domain-containing protein: protein MTEITQFRVTDFDCPTCASNVERALKRADGVERAEVHYTTGRVEIEYDDAAADPETFERTIEKQGYTPQPR, encoded by the coding sequence ATGACCGAAATCACACAGTTCCGCGTGACCGACTTCGACTGCCCGACGTGCGCGAGCAACGTCGAACGAGCCCTGAAGCGGGCCGACGGCGTCGAGCGCGCCGAGGTCCACTACACGACCGGCCGCGTCGAGATCGAGTACGACGATGCGGCCGCCGATCCCGAGACGTTCGAACGCACAATCGAGAAGCAGGGGTACACGCCCCAGCCCAGGTGA
- a CDS encoding ArsR/SmtB family transcription factor, whose protein sequence is MAEFTSDVTVTDIAVRDTNVSSAVDEPVRATILDMLAERELTVADLHEELATVGYDRTENTVRHHVNELRDAGLVEVARLEERRGGTTKYYRANTIVLSYALPPGADETVADLAGELAPEVGRLVDDLRERHGETIDRIAEEMAPCEHCRTQKYETYLLLTVLRRAFVEGYVRDGGRGETDGD, encoded by the coding sequence ATGGCCGAATTCACGTCGGACGTCACGGTGACGGACATCGCGGTGCGGGACACGAACGTCTCCAGCGCCGTCGACGAACCCGTCCGGGCGACCATCCTCGACATGCTCGCCGAACGGGAACTGACCGTCGCGGACCTCCACGAGGAACTCGCGACGGTCGGCTACGACCGGACGGAGAACACGGTCCGCCACCACGTCAACGAACTGCGCGACGCCGGCCTCGTCGAGGTCGCCCGCCTCGAGGAGCGCCGCGGCGGCACGACAAAGTACTACCGCGCGAACACCATCGTCCTCTCGTACGCGCTGCCGCCCGGCGCCGACGAGACGGTCGCCGACCTCGCCGGCGAACTCGCCCCCGAGGTCGGACGGCTCGTCGACGACCTCCGCGAGCGCCACGGGGAGACGATCGACCGGATCGCCGAGGAGATGGCCCCCTGCGAACACTGCCGGACCCAGAAGTACGAGACGTACCTCCTGCTGACCGTCCTGCGGCGGGCGTTCGTCGAGGGGTACGTCCGGGACGGCGGTCGGGGCGAGACAGACGGGGACTAA
- a CDS encoding GNAT family N-acetyltransferase has product MSVNVDSRVVAPGSDDYVERAWRLKERIRREEDVLKQRRDFFTDAYRRSTVHCYLRDDDLVGFAAVRRDGYILFLAVDPDYRDEGIGKRLVARVAEDHRSVTCHARTSNENALQFYEHLGFEIKRRIENYYEDGGDAYYLKLGSDAGIADRISDLMRR; this is encoded by the coding sequence GTGAGCGTCAACGTCGACAGTCGCGTCGTCGCGCCCGGAAGCGACGACTACGTCGAACGGGCGTGGCGGCTGAAAGAGCGCATCCGACGGGAGGAGGACGTGCTCAAGCAGCGACGCGACTTCTTCACCGACGCCTACCGACGCTCGACGGTCCACTGTTACCTCCGGGACGACGACCTCGTCGGCTTCGCGGCCGTCCGCCGCGACGGCTACATCCTCTTTCTGGCGGTCGACCCCGACTACCGCGACGAGGGCATCGGCAAGCGGCTGGTCGCCCGCGTCGCCGAGGACCACCGCAGCGTCACCTGCCACGCCCGGACGAGCAACGAGAACGCCCTCCAGTTCTACGAGCACCTCGGCTTCGAGATCAAACGCCGCATCGAGAACTACTACGAGGACGGCGGCGACGCCTACTACCTGAAACTGGGGTCGGACGCCGGCATCGCCGACCGCATCTCGGACCTGATGCGCCGTTAG
- a CDS encoding archease → MAFELREHTADVAVAATGDTLGEVVAAVADGLAAASCDEIPADAGERFALSVAAERREALLFDYLDELIYLRDVRAELPVDNRVEVVERDGDERWRLEASARGVPLAAVDAREVKAVTYSEMRLEEREAGWEAYVVFDV, encoded by the coding sequence ATGGCGTTCGAACTGCGCGAGCACACCGCCGACGTGGCCGTCGCCGCGACCGGGGACACCCTCGGGGAGGTCGTCGCCGCCGTCGCCGACGGCCTCGCCGCCGCCTCCTGCGACGAGATTCCCGCCGACGCCGGCGAGCGGTTCGCCCTCTCGGTCGCCGCCGAGCGCCGCGAGGCCCTGCTGTTCGATTACCTCGACGAACTGATCTACCTCCGGGACGTCCGCGCCGAACTCCCCGTCGACAACCGCGTCGAGGTCGTCGAGCGTGACGGCGACGAGCGCTGGCGCCTCGAAGCCAGCGCCCGCGGGGTCCCCCTCGCCGCGGTCGACGCCCGCGAGGTCAAGGCCGTCACCTACTCCGAGATGCGACTCGAAGAGCGCGAAGCGGGGTGGGAGGCCTACGTCGTCTTCGACGTCTGA